One region of Bombus affinis isolate iyBomAffi1 chromosome 5, iyBomAffi1.2, whole genome shotgun sequence genomic DNA includes:
- the LOC126916411 gene encoding vacuolar protein sorting-associated protein VTA1 homolog — MIGPDLPEIPLPLKNIQQYLKIASQHDQRDPVVGYWCRVYAFQTGFKLSTKTAKETNFLMELMDWLEKTKKKLHDNEAITNDVAAQAHLENWALKLFLYADKNDRAANFEKNVVKSFFTAGLLYDVLTVFGELTEEAIQNRKYAKWKAAYIHNCLKNDETPIPGPMQEGNENDDLNKNMEEDSLITEAKEDDTSNAGELIGTRNTNPSDAVCGTTIKDSIDKWSSGNKDCKTLMETEGGVELSVEQIGKAQKFIKWAGSALNYDDVPTTVLNLRKALHLLTTGQELE; from the exons ATGATTGGACCAGATTTACCAGAAATACCACTACCTTTGAAAAATATACAGCAGTATCTAAAGATAGCATCACAGCATGACCAACGAGATCCTGTTGTTGGTTATTGGT GTCGGGTGTATGCCTTCCAAACAGGATTTAAGTTATCAACCAAAACTgcaaaagaaacaaattttttaatggaATTAATGGATTGGTTAGAAAAAACTAAAAAGAAATTACACGATAATGAAGCTATTACAAATGATGTAGCTGCCCAGGCTCATTTAGAGAATTGGGCATTGAAGCTATTTCTTTATGCAGATAAAAATGACAGAGCTGCTAATTTTGAAAAGAACGTAGTAAAGAGCTTTTTTACAGCTGGATTACTTTACGATGTATTAACTGTGTTTGGAGAGCTAACTGAAGAAGCTATACAAAATAGGAAATATGCCAAATGGAAGGCTGCATATATTCACAACTGCCTGAAGAATGATGAAACACCAATTCCAGGACCCATGCAAGAGGGTAATGAGAATGatgatttgaataaaaatatggAAGAAG ATTCACTAATAACAGAGGCAAAAGAAGATGATACATCAAACGCAGGCGAATTAATCGGTACCCGTAATACTAACCCGTCTGACGCAGTATGTGGTACAACAATTAAAGACAGTATCGACAAATGGTCTTCTGGCAATAAAGATTGCAAAACTCTTATGGAAACAGAAG GTGGAGTTGAATTGTCAGTGGAGCAAATTGGCAAAGcacaaaaatttattaaatgggCTGGAAGTGCTTTAAATTACGACGATGTGCCTACAACTGTATTGAATCTTCGAAAGGCTTTACATCTCTTAACCACTGGTCAAGAACTTGAATGA
- the LOC126916420 gene encoding novel acetylcholine receptor chaperone, which yields MGSIVLKSLSVLLGIFFVFVGTMKLTSHISKDLHKDLRKEYVKYAKVFPLSGTLDFKVPSKWYRRVVGSLEIICGLAMAIVPSHKIKNASNTILLLLMLMAVYSHYMVNDKFERIAPALVFFFMLTGRLVIDWQLRREDTQPVTANGVDDKSKKQD from the exons ATGGGCTCGATCGTCCTAAAGTCTCTCTCAGTTCTTCTTGGGATATTCTTCGTTTTCGTCGGTACTATGAAGCTGACTTCTCATATTAGTAAGGATCTTCACAAGGACTTG AGAAAAGAATATGTGAAATACGCAAAGGTATTTCCACTGTCCGGTACGCTGGACTTTAAAGTACCAAGTAAATGGTACAGAAGAGTTGTCGGATCGCTTGAAATTATTTGCGGACTCGCAATGGCTATAGTTCCAAGTC acaaaataaaaaatgcaTCGAACACGATATTACTATTATTGATGTTAATGGCTGTGTACTCTCACTACATGGTGAATGACAAGTTTGAAAGGATTGCGCCAGCGTTG GTATTTTTTTTCATGCTAACAGGCCGACTAGTAATAGATTGGCAACTTAGACGAGAGGATACGCAACCGGTAACGGCGAATGGTGTAGATGATAAAAGTAAAAAACAAGATTGA
- the LOC126916413 gene encoding 39S ribosomal protein L46, mitochondrial, translating to MMFRRILTLRTSNGLSFLTPGISSTSKVISRTLSEQEDIDVIEKWDLLSAVCLERHPVITKPMLDIEARYQNMLQQKEYENSMISDFEIRKQEGKSQKTQASAGKTDNIISKETIQDIEDSWEEEFKNFKFASRISEIEEDNAIVSLKRKLDKNLMLLVEQKVGDSNFWIPPQSIRRHRETMIQTAYRTVQELCGNNIKVQFYGNAPIGFYQYKYPRYIQEKGQNGAKIFYFLAKYISGNISPNVKHCWLDREELKKTLHPDVHKSMAKFLLPD from the exons ATGAtgtttagaagaattttaacaTTACGCACATCAAATGGTTTATCTTTTTTAACACCAG GTATTTCATCAACATCTAAGGTTATATCTCGAACATTATCAGAGCAAGAAGACATAGACGTTATAGAAAAATGGGATTTATTAAGTGCTGTTTGCTTAGAACGTCATCCAGTAATTACAAAACCTATGCTAGATATAGAAGCAAGATACCAAAACATGCTACAACAGAAAGAATATGAAAACAGTATGATATCAGACTTTGAAATACGAAAACAAGAGGGCAAAAGTCAGAAAACACAGGCATCTGCTGGAAAAACAGACAATATTATTTCTAAAGAAACAATACAAGACATTGAAGATTCTTGGGAAGAAGAATTCAAAAACTTTAAATTTGCTTCAAGAATAAGTG AAATTGAAGAAGATAATGCAATTGTATCACTGAAACGCAAGCTAGATAAAAATTTAATGTTATTAGTAGAGCAAAAAGTTGGCGATTCTAATTTCTGGATTCCCCCACAAAGTATAAGAAGACATAGAGAAACTATGATACAA ACTGCATATAGAACTGTACAAGAATTATGTGGAAATAACATCAAAGTACAATTTTATGGCAATGCACCAATtggattttatcaatataagTATCCTAGATATATACAAGAGAAAGGCCAAAATGGAGCAaaaattttctactttttaGCAAAATATATAAGTGGAAATATTTCTCCCAATGTAAAGCACTGTTGGTTAGATAGAGAAGAACTTAAAAAAACTTTACACCCTGATGTTCACAAAAGTATGGCTAAATTCTTATTACCTGATTAA